AAAAGCCGGCGTTTGATTTGGTGCGGTGGGTAAACCCGATGATTGGCACGCACAAAATGGGGCATACCTACCCGGGGGCTACAGCGCCATTCGGCATGGTACAACTCTCGCCAGATACGGATACCATTCCGTATGAAATGGGCGGCAAGTACAACAAAGACGTGTATAAGTATTGCGCCGGTTACCAGTATGATGACCCCACCATTGTGGGCTTCAGCCACACGCATTTCTCAGGCACCGGCCATTCAGATTTAGGCGATTTTCTGCTCATGCCTACCGTCGGCAAGCTGCAACTGAACCCCGGCACCGAAGACAAACCCGAGACCGGTTACCGCTCCAAATTTTCGCATAACAACGAGCGCGCCGAGCCTGCCTACTACAGTGTTAAGCTAGACGACCATAACATCACCGCCGAACTCACCGCCACCAACCGCGTGGGCATGCACCAGTACACGTTCCCTAAATCTGAAGAGGCTCACGTGATTCTGGACCTCATGCACGGCATCTACAACTACGAGGACAAAAACACCTGGACCTTCCTGCGCATAGAGAATGATACCTTGATTACCGGCTACCGGCAGACTAACGGCTGGGCACGAACCCGCACCGTGTATTTTGCTATGTCCTTTTCCAAACCGTTCACCAGCTTCGGCAACAAAGACTACAGCAAAGCGCAGGTGTACAAAGGCTTCTGGCGGAAGTTTGACCAAAGCAAGAACTTCCCCGAGATAGCCGGCAAGCAGATACGTGCGTATTTCGATTTCAAGACCCAGGAAGGGGAGAAGCTGAAGGTGAAATTCGCGTTGTCGCCGGTGAGTACGGCCGGGGCCTTGGCCAACATGCGCGCCGAGATTCCGCACTGGGATTTTGACCGCGTAAAGCGTGCGAGCCAGGCCCAGTGGAATCAGGAGCTGGGCAAGGTGCGGGCCGTGCTGCCCACCAAAGACGACTACATCAACTTCTATACGGCGCTTTACCATACGTTTTTGGGCCCCACCACCTATCAGGACGTTGACGGCCAGTACCGCGGGTTGGACCAGAACAACCACCAGGCCAAGGGCTTCACTAACTACACTACTTTCTCACTCTGGGACACCTACCGCGCCCTGCACCCCTGGTTCAACATTGTGCAGCCCAAACGCAACGCAGATATGGTGGAATCTATGCTGGCGCATTATGACCAGAGCGTCCACAAGATGTTGCCCGTGTGGTCGCACCACGCTAATGAGAATTGGTGCATGATTGGTTACCACAGCGTGTCGGTGATTGCCGATGCCATAATCAAGGGCACTTACCAGGGAGACGCCAACCGTGCCCTGGATGCCTGCGTAACCACCGCACGCCAAAGCTATTATGACGGCCTCCAATATTACATGGAGCTGGGCTTCGTGCCCGAAGACAAGAACGGTTCCTCGGTTTCCAAAACGCTGGAGTACGCCTATGACGATTGGTGCATCGCGCAGGTGGCCCAGAAATTGAACCGCAGTGACGTATACCAGGAGTTCAGCCGCCGGTCCCAGAACTGGAAAAACGTGTATGACAAAAGCATTGGCTACATGCGGCCCAAACTAAGCGACGGCACCTTCAAAAAGGAGTTTGACGTGCTCAGCACCCACAACCAGGGCTTCATTGAAGGCAACGCCTGGAACTACAGCCTCTACGTGCCGCACGCCCCGCAGGAAATGATTCAGGCCATGGGCGGCAACCAGAAGTTTGTGCCCCACCTGGACTCGCTCTTCACCATGCACCTGCCGGACGAGTTTTTCAAAGACACCGAGGACATCACCCGCGAGGGCATTATTGGCAACTACGTGCACGGCAACGAACCTGCCCACCACGTGGCTTACCTATATAACTGGACGGATCAACCCTGGAAAACCCAGGAACGCGTGCGCATGATTCTCAAAAAGCAGTACCACCCCACGCCAGATGGCCTGGGCGGCAACGATGACTGCGGCCAGATGAGCGCCTGGTACCTGTTCAGCTCCCTCGGTTTTTACCCCGTGGCCCCGGGCTCAGACCAGTACGCATTGGGCAGTCCGGCCGTGAAGGAGGCCGCCATCCAACTGGAGAACGGAAAGTCCTTTACCATTGAAGCCAGAAACCAAAGCGAGAAAAACGTGTATGTGCAGAAGGTGGAACTCAACGGAAAACTGCTTACTCAACCGTTTCTTAATCATAAAGACATGGTAAAAGGCGGGAAACTCACCTTTTACATGAGTGCCAAGCCCAGAAAATAAGTACCCTTTTAAAATTCAACATATGCCTTATACTCCTTCGTCTGCTCGCTACAGTGAGATGGAATACCGCCGCTGCGGCAACAGCGGGTTAAAATTACCGGCCCTGTCTTTAGGGCTGTGGCACAATTTCGGGCACGTAGATGTGCTGGAAAACTCGCGCCAGATTCTGCATGATGCTTTTGATGCCGGCGTCACGCACTTTGACCTGGCCAACAACTACGGTCCGCCGCCGGGCTCCGCCGAAGAGAACTTCGGGAAGATCCTGCTGGAGGATTTCAGGGGCTACCGCGATGAGCTCATCATTTCTACCAAGGCCGGCTACAAAATGTGGGAAGGCCCGTACGGCGAGTGGGGTTCTAAAAAATACCTGGTCTCCAGCCTGGACCAGAGCCTTAAGCGCATGAACCTGGACTATGTGGATATTTTCTACCACCACCGCCCAGATCCCAACACGCCCCTGGAAGAATCCATGGCAGCCCTGGACCTGATTGTGCGGCAAGGCAAGGCGCTATACGTGGGCCTCTCCAACTATGAGGTGCCGGAGGCTACCCGCGCCATCCAAATTTTAAAAGACTTGGGCACGCCTTGTCTGATTCACCAGCCCAAGTACTCTATGTTCGTGCGCTGGGTAGAAGACGGCCTGCTGGATTTGCTGGAAAAGGAGGGGGTAGGCTGCATTCCGTTCTCACCGCTGGCGCAGGGCCTGCTCACCAACAAGTACCTTAAAGGCATCCCCGAAGGGTCCCGCGCCGCCAAAGCGCACGGTTTCCTTAAAGAGGAAGACATCACGGAAGAGAAACTTGCCCAGATCAAGAAACTAAATGAATTAGCGGAAGGTCGGAACCAAAGCCTGGCTCAAATGGCCCTTGCCTGGTTGCTGAAAGACCCGCGCGTGACCTCGGTATTGATTGGCGCCAGCTCTCCCGCCCAGCTTGCGGACTCTTTGAAAGGCATGAAAAATACTCAGTTCAGTTCAGATGAATTGGCGCAGATTGAAACCATTCTGCAAAACAGCTAAAGGGGGAATCTCCTTTTTTGATTTCTGTTTTAGGCCTGTTTTTCTAAAAACAGGCCTAAAACAGAAAAATAAATCCTGCCTCCCGCTGCCTCCTTCCAACTGGATTAGCGGCGAAAATACCTATGTTGCCCACCTCCCTTATGACGGATATGACCTTCAAATTTATACACCTGCCAGCGTTCAGGGTCTTTTGCTTCTTCAGCCTTTTAATGGTAGCCGTTTCTTGTACCCAACCATCGCAGTCCGGGAGCCAAACAGGGCAAAAAAGTGAGGTAGCTTTGAAGGTGATGTCGTACAACATCCGCCACGCGAACCCACCTTCCAAACCTAAGTTTATTGACCTGGACGCCATTGTGGCGGTGATCAAGGCCCAGAATCCAGATGTGGTGGCCCTACAGGAGGTAGATGTGAACACCATCCGTTCCGGTGGGATAGACCAGGCCAAGATCATTGCCCAGAAATTGGGCATGCATTATTTCTTCGGGAAAGCGCTGGACTATGATGGCGGAGACTATGGGGTGGCTATTCTTTCCAGGTTTCCGCTGGAAGATGCCTCGGCCGTGCCGCTGCCCTCTGTTGCAGGCACAAATGCCGAGCCCCGGGTAGTGGCTTTCGCCACCGTTCTAATCTCCAAAAAGCAACGCCTTATCTTTGCCAGCACGCACCTGGATGAAAAGGGAAACCCGCAGAACCGGCTGCTGCAACTAGAGAAAATAGCCCAGGTAAAAGGCGGCGTGAAACTACCGTTCATCATTGCCGGCGACTTCAACGCTACGCCCGGTTCAGAAACTATCCAGCGCCTGGATGCGCTCTTCACCAGAACCTGCAAGGACTGCGCGCCCACGTTCCCGGTCCTCAACCCCAGCAAAACCCTTGATTTTATTGGGTACGCTCCCGCCGCCAGGTTCAAGGTAGTCAGTCACCAGGTCATTCAGGAAACCTATGCCTCAGATCACCTGCCCATTGTAGCGGAGATCAGATTATTGCCTTAATTGGTGGTTCTTGTTTTGGGCCTATTTTTTGAAAAACAGGCCCAAAACAGAAAAGGCTTTCCTCGCACAAGAGGAAAGCCTTTTTCTGTTTTAGAAGATAGGGAAACTTTAGGCTGCCTATTGCCTGGAAAACGAATAAGGGAAAGCACTTTCCCCCTTGCCCCGTTTTTTGTTGGGCTCGGGTCCCATGTCAAACCTCAAAGTGCCGCCTTTGAGTAAGTCAAAATGGTCTACAAAGTTCTTCCCGTAGGTTTTACCGTTCATCTTAAGCGACTGCACATACAGGTTTTCAGCACTGTTCTTAGGCGCTTCTATCACCAGCTTTTTCCCGTTCTCCAAGGTGATGGTCATCTTAGGAAAGAGGGGTGCGCCCAGCACGTATTGGGTGGTGCCGGGGCAGACGGGGTAGAAGCCCATGGCACTGAATACGTACCAGGCGCTGGTCTGGCCGTTATCCTCGTCGCCGCAGTAGCCGTCTGGGGTGGGTTTGTACATGCGGTTCATGGTCTCGCGGGCCCAATACTGGGTTTTCCAGGGGGCGCCGGCATAGTTGTAGAGGTAGATCATGTGTTGGATGGGCTGGTTGCCGTGCGCGTACTGCCCCATGTTGGCGATCTGCATCTCGCGTATCTCATGGATCACGCTGCCGTAGTAACTCTCGTCATAGACCGGCGGCAGGGTGAACACTGAGTCCAGTTTTTTGACGAAGTTCTCTTTCCCGCCCATCAGATTCACCAGGCCCTGCACGTCATGGAACACGCTCCAGGAGTAATGCCAGCTGTTGCCCTCGGTGAAGGCATCGCCCCACTTGAAGGGGTTGAACGGGGCCTGGAACGTGCCGTTCTGGTTCTTGCCGCGCATGAGGCCGGTGGCAGGGTCAAAGAGGTGGCGGTAGTTCTGGCTGCGCTTGGCGTAGAGGTCAATCTCGGCTTGGGGTTTTTTCAGGGCTTTGGCCAATTGGTAAATGGTGAAATCATCATAGGCGTACTCCAGGGTGCGGGCGGCGTTCTCGTTGATCTTCACGTCATACGGCACATAGCCCAGGGTCTTGTAATACTCGGCGCCCTTGCGGCCGATGGCGGAGATAGGACCTTCGTTGTTGGCCCCGTGCACCAGCGCCTCATACAGTTTCTGAATGTCATAGCCGCGCAGGCCTTTGAGGTAGGCGTCGGCCACTACCGAGGCGGAGTTGTTGCCCACCATGATATCGGCGTAGCCGGGGCTGGACCACTCCGGCAGCCAACCGCCTTCCTTGAAATCATTGATGAGGCCTTCCTGCATCTCTTTGTTGATGCCGGGGTACATCAGGTTCAAAAACGGGTAGAGCGCCCGGAACGTGTCCCAGAAGCCGGTGCCGGCGAAGCGGTATCCCGGCAGCGTCTGGCCGGTATAGGGGCTGTAGTGCACCACCTGGTTCTGGGCGTTGAGCTCATACATCTTGTGCGGGAAAAACAGGGTGCGGTAGAGGCAAGAATAGAAGGTCCGCTGCTGCTCGTCAGTGCCGCCCTCTACTTTAATCCGGCTCATGGTTTGGTTCCACTGGGCTTTGGCTTTCCGTTTGGTGGCCTCAAAATCGTCCTGCGCCAGCTCACGGCTCAGGTTCAGTTCGGCCTGCTCAAAACTGATGAATGACGAAGCTACCTTCAGGTGCACCTTTTCGCCTTTGGTGGTTTTAAACCCAATCACCGCCCCGGTGTGCGCGGCAGTAAGTTCCAGGGAATCCTTCACCAACGCCTTGCCCCGGAACGTGCGGGCGAGGGAAAATTTCTTGTCCACGTAGATGACAAAGTAGTTCTTAAAGTTCTTGGGGTTGCTGCGGGCGGCGCGAGTGGTGTAGCCTATGATTTTGTTTTCAGAAGGGATCACCTTGATGTAGGAGCCCCGGTCCAGGGCATCAATCACCAGAAAAGAGTTGTCATTTTTGGGGAAGGTAAAACGGAACTGGGCGGCGCGCTCGGTAGGGGTGAGTTCGGTGGTGACATCATGATCCGCTAAGTACACGCTGTAGTAATAGGGTTTGGCGACCTCGGATTTGTGCGAGAACCAGCTGGCGCGGGCGTCCTGGTCAAACCGCAGCTTGTCGGTGACGGGCATGATCACAAACTGCCCGTAGTCGTTCATCCAGGGACTGGGCTGGTGGGTCTGCTTGAAGCCTCTTATTTTATCAGCGGCGTAGGTGTAGGCCCAGCCGTGGCCCATGGTGCCGGTCTGCGGGGTCCAGAGGTTCATACCCCAGGGCACGCCTATGGTCGGGTAGGTGTTACCGTTGGAAAGCTCGGGTTTGGAGTCGGTGCCCATAAGGGTGTTCACCAGTTCCTCGGGTTCAAAAGTACCATTGGTTTTCTTTTGCGCGTTGGCCAAGGAGGCCTGAAGGAAAACCAAGGAGAATAGCAGGCAAAAGGGAAGGCGGAAGGTCATGCGTTTAGGAGGCGTTTTCTGGAAATCAGCCCTAAAGTAGCAGTTTTCTCCAGGAAGCGGTAATGCACCGGAAAGAAGGGCAGAGGATTTGCTGAGTAGGTTTGGTCCAACCCAAAAAAAGGAGCCGTTTCAGGCCTGTTTTCCCAAAAACGAGCCTAAAACAGAAAAGCAGAAAGCCCGGCAAGAGATTTCTCCGGCCGGGCTTTCTGGGTTAAAAGGGTAAACTTCCGTCTCCTAATTCTTGGAATGGATAGAGACGTACTCCACGAAATCACCCACTGTGTTCAGGGGCACTTCGTCTGGGATCACAATCTTAAAGCGCTTTTCCAGGGCCAGGATAATGTCTACCACGTCGGCGGTGTCAAAGCCCAGTTCTTTGTGTAACTGAGAAGTGACCCGTAGGCGGTTTGGTTGGATGCGTTTAATTCTGCTGATGATATGGACCACCTTCTGCGCGATAGATGGTGCTGTTGCAGTTACCATAAAGTGTTATGCTGGTAAGTAAAAGTAAATAAACAGGGTGCTGACCTGGTCAGCGGGGAAGAGCCTGTTTAAATTTTGGATTGGTAAGCGAAAGTGGCAAGAGCAAGGTTCTGAGGAAGCCGTTTTTAAGCCTCGTAGCAGCGCTACGAAGGTGATAAAAGGGCGAAGTCAGGTTCTTGTTATGGCCACTTACAGCACCAAAGGCAAATTTTAAACATGCTCTAGGAGATAAAAGCGGACGCAAAATGCGCCCGCCTTTAAAATCATTCCTTATTCAGGTGGTGTGTTTTATTATACCAGGGCTACGTGACCCATTTCTTCTTTCTTGGCTTCCAGTTCAGCGGTTTCGCGTTCCAGCTCCTCTGCTGTCTTATCAACAAGAATGATCTCTGTATGTTTATCTAAACCGAACTTGGCCAGGATGCGGTCAAACAGATAATAGATAATTGGTACCACAATCAGGGTCAGGAACATAGAGGAGGTAAGACCCCCAATCAATGCCCAGGCCAGACCTTTTTTGGTGGCACCCACGGCGCCGCCGGCTAAGGCAATAGGCAACATACCAATCACCATGGCCAGGGTGGTCATCAGGATCGGGCGGAAACGGATGCGCACGGCTTCCAGCAAGGCATGCTTCACATCATGGCCTTCTTTCTTCATCTGGTTGGTAAAGTCTACCACCATGATCGCGTTCTTGGCTACCAGACCAATCATCATGATAATCCCCAGAATGGAGAAGATGCTCAACGTCTGCGCCGATAAGGCCAGGGCCAGCAAGGCCCCAATGATAGCTAACGGAATAGAGAACAATACCACTAGCGGGTACACATACGAGTCATACAGCGCTACCATGATCAGGTACACAAAGATGATAGAGGCCAGCAAGGCAATACCCAGGGTACCAAAGCCTTCGCTCTGGTTTTTCAGGTCACCGGCATAGTCAATAGTTACGCCGGCCGGCACTTTCACGTCAGCCATTTTGGCCTGGATGTCAGCACCCACGGAACCGGACGGACGACCGATTACCTGTGCGTTCACGTTCACCGAGGCTACGCGGTTGGTACGCTCTAACTGAGACGGACCGGTAGACTGCTTCACGTCAGCGAACTGTGACAGACGTACCAATCTGCCCTGGTTGTTCACAAAAGAAAGGTTGCCAATGTCTGACACGCTGCGGCGGTCAAACTCATCTAACCGGATGTTGATGTCATAATCCTCGGTACCGGAACGGAAACTGGCGTCTGTGTTACCGCTAAAGGCCATCTGCATGCCGGCGCCCACGCTTTCCAGGGAAAGACCAACGCTGGCCATTTTCTCCCGGTCCACCACTACCTCTACTTCAGGGTTACCGCCTTCTACAGAGGTTTTCACGTCTACCGTTCCGCTTACGCCTTCCACTACGCCCATCACGCGCTGCGAGAAGGCCAGCAAGGTGTCCAGGCTAGGGCCCGAAAGCACCACCTGGATAGGGGCCTGGGCGTTACCTACCAGACCTACCGGTACCGGCGAAACTTCTACGTTCGGGATCTTGCTCTCAATATCGGCTTTGGCCTGACGGCTGAACTGCTGCGTGCTGAACGTTCTTTCCTTCACGTCTACCAGCGTCACAGACACCTCAGATTTGTAGGCCGAGTTCTGGCCCTGCTGCGAAGAAGCCGTGGTGCCCACCGTGGTGAACACGCGTTTCACTTCCGGAATGCTCTTCAGGTACTGCTCCACTTGTTTGGTGGCCAGGTTGGTTTGCTCCACGGTAGAGTTTTTAGGCAACTCCAGCTGTAAGCTCACCTCCCCGCGGTCACCCGCCGGAATAAACTCAGAACCAATAAAGCCAAACTTCACCAGCATAAAGGAAGACACCAGCATTAACAAGGTCACGGCCAGCGTGATGAACTTATGACCGAAGGCCCACTGCAAGGCGGCGGTAAAACCGTCAATGATTCTGTCCAGTAAGCGCTCAAAAGCCAGGATGAACCGGCCAAAGAAGTTCTGGTCAGACACGTGCTCCAGACGAGAGAACCGGCTGGCCAGCAATGGAATTAAGGTGAAGGCCACAAACAGGGAGATCATGGTGGCCACGGACACCACCACGGCAAACTGCCGGAGAATGTCAGACACCAGACCGGTAGACAAGGCAATAGGCACGAACACCACCACAATTACCAGGGTAATGGAGGTAACCGTGGCACTGATTTCCCGGATACCGTCATAGGCGGCCTGGGCCGGGGTTTTACCCATTTCCATGTGGCGGTGAATGTTCTCAATTACCACAATGGCATCATCCACCAGAATACCTACCACCAATGAAAGAGCCAGCAGGGACATCAGGTTCAAGGAGAACCCGAAGAGGTACATCACAATAAAGGTAGCCACCAGGGAGGCCGGGATGGAGATCATTACAATCACCGCGTTGCGCAATGAGTGCAGGAACAAGAGCATGACCACGGCAACCAAGATTACGGCTATCACCAAGTCATGCATCACGGAGTCAGCGGCTTCCATGGTGAAAAGCGAGCTGTCATTGGCGATGTTGAATTTCAGGCCCTGGGCTGCATAGGTGGTCTCCAGTTTGGCCAGGGCCTCTCTGGTGAGGCGGCTTACCTCCACGGCGTTGGCGTCTGACTGTTTCTGGATGGTAATACCCACCGAGGAGGTAGAGTTGATACGGGTCAACACTTCCACGTCTTTCTGGGTATCCTGCACCTCGGCCACATCACCCAGGCGCACAATCCCGGTTTGGTCTTCTTTGATCACCAGGTTCCGGATCTGGGACAGGTCCTGGAATTTACCCGATAAA
This Rufibacter radiotolerans DNA region includes the following protein-coding sequences:
- a CDS encoding GH92 family glycosyl hydrolase gives rise to the protein MKKLFFLSLLLSCFSAFAQKPAFDLVRWVNPMIGTHKMGHTYPGATAPFGMVQLSPDTDTIPYEMGGKYNKDVYKYCAGYQYDDPTIVGFSHTHFSGTGHSDLGDFLLMPTVGKLQLNPGTEDKPETGYRSKFSHNNERAEPAYYSVKLDDHNITAELTATNRVGMHQYTFPKSEEAHVILDLMHGIYNYEDKNTWTFLRIENDTLITGYRQTNGWARTRTVYFAMSFSKPFTSFGNKDYSKAQVYKGFWRKFDQSKNFPEIAGKQIRAYFDFKTQEGEKLKVKFALSPVSTAGALANMRAEIPHWDFDRVKRASQAQWNQELGKVRAVLPTKDDYINFYTALYHTFLGPTTYQDVDGQYRGLDQNNHQAKGFTNYTTFSLWDTYRALHPWFNIVQPKRNADMVESMLAHYDQSVHKMLPVWSHHANENWCMIGYHSVSVIADAIIKGTYQGDANRALDACVTTARQSYYDGLQYYMELGFVPEDKNGSSVSKTLEYAYDDWCIAQVAQKLNRSDVYQEFSRRSQNWKNVYDKSIGYMRPKLSDGTFKKEFDVLSTHNQGFIEGNAWNYSLYVPHAPQEMIQAMGGNQKFVPHLDSLFTMHLPDEFFKDTEDITREGIIGNYVHGNEPAHHVAYLYNWTDQPWKTQERVRMILKKQYHPTPDGLGGNDDCGQMSAWYLFSSLGFYPVAPGSDQYALGSPAVKEAAIQLENGKSFTIEARNQSEKNVYVQKVELNGKLLTQPFLNHKDMVKGGKLTFYMSAKPRK
- a CDS encoding GH92 family glycosyl hydrolase, giving the protein MTFRLPFCLLFSLVFLQASLANAQKKTNGTFEPEELVNTLMGTDSKPELSNGNTYPTIGVPWGMNLWTPQTGTMGHGWAYTYAADKIRGFKQTHQPSPWMNDYGQFVIMPVTDKLRFDQDARASWFSHKSEVAKPYYYSVYLADHDVTTELTPTERAAQFRFTFPKNDNSFLVIDALDRGSYIKVIPSENKIIGYTTRAARSNPKNFKNYFVIYVDKKFSLARTFRGKALVKDSLELTAAHTGAVIGFKTTKGEKVHLKVASSFISFEQAELNLSRELAQDDFEATKRKAKAQWNQTMSRIKVEGGTDEQQRTFYSCLYRTLFFPHKMYELNAQNQVVHYSPYTGQTLPGYRFAGTGFWDTFRALYPFLNLMYPGINKEMQEGLINDFKEGGWLPEWSSPGYADIMVGNNSASVVADAYLKGLRGYDIQKLYEALVHGANNEGPISAIGRKGAEYYKTLGYVPYDVKINENAARTLEYAYDDFTIYQLAKALKKPQAEIDLYAKRSQNYRHLFDPATGLMRGKNQNGTFQAPFNPFKWGDAFTEGNSWHYSWSVFHDVQGLVNLMGGKENFVKKLDSVFTLPPVYDESYYGSVIHEIREMQIANMGQYAHGNQPIQHMIYLYNYAGAPWKTQYWARETMNRMYKPTPDGYCGDEDNGQTSAWYVFSAMGFYPVCPGTTQYVLGAPLFPKMTITLENGKKLVIEAPKNSAENLYVQSLKMNGKTYGKNFVDHFDLLKGGTLRFDMGPEPNKKRGKGESAFPYSFSRQ
- the mgrA gene encoding L-glyceraldehyde 3-phosphate reductase, encoding MPYTPSSARYSEMEYRRCGNSGLKLPALSLGLWHNFGHVDVLENSRQILHDAFDAGVTHFDLANNYGPPPGSAEENFGKILLEDFRGYRDELIISTKAGYKMWEGPYGEWGSKKYLVSSLDQSLKRMNLDYVDIFYHHRPDPNTPLEESMAALDLIVRQGKALYVGLSNYEVPEATRAIQILKDLGTPCLIHQPKYSMFVRWVEDGLLDLLEKEGVGCIPFSPLAQGLLTNKYLKGIPEGSRAAKAHGFLKEEDITEEKLAQIKKLNELAEGRNQSLAQMALAWLLKDPRVTSVLIGASSPAQLADSLKGMKNTQFSSDELAQIETILQNS
- a CDS encoding acyl carrier protein, yielding MVTATAPSIAQKVVHIISRIKRIQPNRLRVTSQLHKELGFDTADVVDIILALEKRFKIVIPDEVPLNTVGDFVEYVSIHSKN
- a CDS encoding endonuclease/exonuclease/phosphatase family protein, which translates into the protein MSYNIRHANPPSKPKFIDLDAIVAVIKAQNPDVVALQEVDVNTIRSGGIDQAKIIAQKLGMHYFFGKALDYDGGDYGVAILSRFPLEDASAVPLPSVAGTNAEPRVVAFATVLISKKQRLIFASTHLDEKGNPQNRLLQLEKIAQVKGGVKLPFIIAGDFNATPGSETIQRLDALFTRTCKDCAPTFPVLNPSKTLDFIGYAPAARFKVVSHQVIQETYASDHLPIVAEIRLLP
- a CDS encoding efflux RND transporter permease subunit is translated as MNITKVSIQRSTLVVVVFTVLTLLGVVSYKALNYELLPKFSPPVLTITTLYPGASPNEVENSVTKEIEEVLSSLENVKEIKGTSLESFSIITVQLNQGTNVDQSLQDAQRKINTVLSRLPDDADTPTLNKFDFDDLPIIKMGATANMPATEFFDLIENKIKPELSRVQGMAAIKILGGQEREIKVNVNASKLEAYGISILQVQQKIRNSNLDFPTGKIKDEAGQTQIRLSGKFQDLSQIRNLVIKEDQTGIVRLGDVAEVQDTQKDVEVLTRINSTSSVGITIQKQSDANAVEVSRLTREALAKLETTYAAQGLKFNIANDSSLFTMEAADSVMHDLVIAVILVAVVMLLFLHSLRNAVIVMISIPASLVATFIVMYLFGFSLNLMSLLALSLVVGILVDDAIVVIENIHRHMEMGKTPAQAAYDGIREISATVTSITLVIVVVFVPIALSTGLVSDILRQFAVVVSVATMISLFVAFTLIPLLASRFSRLEHVSDQNFFGRFILAFERLLDRIIDGFTAALQWAFGHKFITLAVTLLMLVSSFMLVKFGFIGSEFIPAGDRGEVSLQLELPKNSTVEQTNLATKQVEQYLKSIPEVKRVFTTVGTTASSQQGQNSAYKSEVSVTLVDVKERTFSTQQFSRQAKADIESKIPNVEVSPVPVGLVGNAQAPIQVVLSGPSLDTLLAFSQRVMGVVEGVSGTVDVKTSVEGGNPEVEVVVDREKMASVGLSLESVGAGMQMAFSGNTDASFRSGTEDYDINIRLDEFDRRSVSDIGNLSFVNNQGRLVRLSQFADVKQSTGPSQLERTNRVASVNVNAQVIGRPSGSVGADIQAKMADVKVPAGVTIDYAGDLKNQSEGFGTLGIALLASIIFVYLIMVALYDSYVYPLVVLFSIPLAIIGALLALALSAQTLSIFSILGIIMMIGLVAKNAIMVVDFTNQMKKEGHDVKHALLEAVRIRFRPILMTTLAMVIGMLPIALAGGAVGATKKGLAWALIGGLTSSMFLTLIVVPIIYYLFDRILAKFGLDKHTEIILVDKTAEELERETAELEAKKEEMGHVALV